One genomic segment of Coffea arabica cultivar ET-39 chromosome 6e, Coffea Arabica ET-39 HiFi, whole genome shotgun sequence includes these proteins:
- the LOC113694641 gene encoding peroxidase 21, with protein sequence MYCVEICRRPTFPFSRKAIKGEMANRIPRSSSCFFIFLLLPLLLQFCSGKSDLQLNYYSESCPRAEEIIKEQVVNLYHKHGNTAISWVRNIFHDCMVKSCDASLLLDNAPGMESEKNSARSFGMRNFKYINTIKQALESECPGTVSCADIVALSARDGVVLLGGPEIEMKTGRKDSKVSHAADVDSLIPNHNDSMSSVLSRFQSVGIDAEGTVALLGGHSVGRIHCINFVDRLYPNADPTLNPAHVEYLKRRCPSPKPDPKAVEYSRDDLATPMVLDNLYYKSILDGKGLLIVDQELASDPLTSPFVQKMAADNDYFHDQFSRALLILSENNPLLNDEGEIRKDCRFANKK encoded by the exons atgtactgCGTAGAAATCTGCAGACGGCCCACATTCCCTTTCTCAAGAAAGGCAATAAAAGGAGAGATGGCCAACAGGATCCCTCGGTCTAGCTCCTGCTTCTTCATCTTTCTGTTATTACCGTTGCTCTTACAGTTTTGTTCTg GGAAAAGTGATCTCCAATTAAACTACTACTCAGAAAGTTGCCCAAGGGCTGAAGAGATCATCAAAGAGCAAGTCGTCAACCTGTACCACAAGCATGGAAATACTGCAATTTCGTGGGTCAGAAATATATTCCATGATTGCATGGTTAAG TCATGCGATGCGTCGCTTCTGCTGGACAACGCCCCTGGCATGGAGTCTGAGAAGAACTCAGCGAGGAGCTTTGGAATGAGAAACTTCAAGTACATAAACACAATTAAGCAGGCCCTGGAAAGTGAATGCCCCGGTACAGTTTCTTGTGCTGATATCGTCGCTCTCTCTGCAAGGGATGGCGTCGTTTTG TTGGGAGGGccagaaattgagatgaaaaccGGGAGGAAAGACAGCAAAGTCAGTCATGCGGCGGACGTTGACAGCCTTATTCCTAACCATAACGATAGCATGTCTTCAGTTCTTTCGCGCTTTCAGTCGGTTGGGATCGATGCAGAAGGAACTGTTGCTTTACTAG GCGGTCACTCAGTGGGGCGAATTCATTGCATCAATTTTGTGGACAGACTCTATCCAAACGCTGACCCGACCCTTAACCCTGCTCATGTTGAATACCTCAAACGTCGATGCCCCTCTCCAAAACCAGACCCCAAGGCGGTGGAGTATTCCAGAGATGATCTTGCAACGCCCATGGTGCTCGATAACTTATATTACAAGAGCATCTTGGACGGCAAAGGGCTCCTGATAGTCGATCAAGAATTGGCTTCGGATCCTTTGACGTCTCCTTTTGTCCAGAAGATGGCTGCTGACAATGACTACTTCCACGACCAGTTTTCAAGGGCTCTGCTGATTTTGTCCGAGAATAATCCCCTTCTCAATGATGAGGGAGAGATAAGAAAGGATTGTCGCTTTGCTAACAAGAAGTAA
- the LOC113694642 gene encoding uncharacterized protein: protein MADNYAISCLVGLMDNLWFHNVILVSEPSTPSLYSKIHKPSSMAAVSEELLYSSSNDSQTQLISDEDSSSSSITNQAEFDEQESDEKETTTTCAESEVTASRSRSQSSSPSNLKRSRSLRLSSTAGTTGRRLHKTMSCKSLCELELEEVQGFMDLGFIFNNENMSKRMMSVIPGLQRLELSGSTIQGKDNILMGSPPHNETRRVEGGAEQTITRPYLSEAWLIRRPDSPLLNLRIPRVSTAADMKKHLKYWARTVASAIALET, encoded by the exons ATGGCAGACAATTATGCCATATCATGTCTAGTAGGGCTCATGGATAATCTTTGGTTTCACAACGTTATTCTTGTCTCGGAACCATCGACGCCTTCACTTTATTCAAAGATCCATAAGCCGTCATCCATGGCTGCAGTCTCAGAAGAACTTTTATATTCATCAAGCAACGACTCTCAAACGCAGCTTATTTCGGACGAAGACTCATCATCATCTTCCATAACTAATCAG GCTGAGTTTGACGAGCAAGAGAGTGATGAGAAGGAAACTACTACTACTTGTGCTGAATCAGAGGTTACGGCCAGCAGATCCCGGTCTCAGTCATCGTCGCCATCTAATTTAAAGCGATCAAGAAGCCTCAGACTCTCTAGTACTGCAGGTACCACTGGCAGGAGATTGCACAAAACCATGAGCTGCAAAAGCCTGTGCGAGCTTGAACTGGAAGAAGTACAAGGTTTCATGGACTTGGGTTTCATTTTTAACAACGAAAACATGAGCAAAAGGATGATGAGCGTAATTCCAGGGTTGCAAAGACTGGAGCTGTCCGGAAGCACCATTCAAGGGAAAGATAACATTTTAATGGGCAGCCCTCCACATAATGAAACTCGACGAGTTGAAGGAGGAGCTGAACAAACCATAACTAGGCCGTATCTATCGGAGGCGTGGCTAATCAGAAGGCCTGACTCACCGCTCCTAAATTTAAGAATTCCCAGAGTCTCTACCGCTGCGGATATGAAGAAACATCTCAAATACTGGGCTAGAACCGTCGCATCCGCGATTGCGCTTGAAACTTGA